The DNA sequence AGAAGAATATGCCGCGCCGTGCGATTACCATGGGAGTTAAGACGATACTGGATGCAAGAAGAATAACGCTGCTTGCCTACGGGGAAGAGAAAAGTTCTGCAATCAGTGAAACGTTCACAGGTGGTAGAATGACAGAAGATGTTCCGTCGACGGCACTGAAGCTCCACCGCAATGCGACCGTCCTGCTCGACAGGCAGGCTGCGAAATCCATACTGTGACCGTTACTGCTGTCAGTCCATGAAGAGGAATTCCTTTCTCACGGCGCCATTGAGTTTTGCGATTCCCCTGTCCAGTTGCCCGACAAGTTTCTCCGTGAAGCCTTCATCTGTTTCCACTCCGGTGTTCTTCAGATGCAGCAGCACGGAACCGAGCACGACCTGATATCCGTAATAGATCCGTGCAAATTTGCCTCCCTCGTTTACAAGTTCGGCGAAGAACGTATCCGTGATCACTTTTCCGGCACGGAAAACGCCACCAAGCCCCCCAATGACGAATGATTCATTGAATTCCATTCTTCTCTTCGCTGTTTTCACGGCCAGAGCAAGTTCCTTGGCGGCCTCGCGGCATATGCCAAGGGCTGTAGCATCTCCTTTCGAAGCGCAGGACGTGACGACGGGAGCGAGGGCCGCTATACCTGTGACGGAGACATTTCTGTATATCTGACCTATGGCTGCATTGAAATCCATGCCTGCAGATCTGGCAAATGCGTCCACTAGTGAAGTTTCCTCCCCCCGGCCGTCAAATGCCTTCGTTGCTGCTTGCAGACCTCTTCTGGCTATGTAGTAAGCGCTTCCTTCGTCTCCGGCAAGCCATCCCCACCCTCCCTCTCTTACGGCTTTCCCGTCACCGCGTGCCTGTATCACGGAGCCTGTTCCGGCCGCGGCTACGACGCCCGGCCTCCCTTTTGTCGAAAGATAGTAGGCCGCAACACCGTCGTTGAAGAGTGAAAATTGACCATTCCTGTGGACACTCCTCAGAAACTGCTCCACGGACATGGTGGTGGCGGCCGAATTCTCGACGCCGGCGAAACCATAGGCTCCCTTCTCTATACTCTCCCACCCGCACCCTGCCATTTTCATGGCGCCCGTAACTGCCTTTTCGGCATTCGCTCTCGCCGTTTCAACGCCAACATTGTTGTAATTTCCTGAACCAGCGACGCCTACACCCGTTATTTCACCGTCAAATATGACTGCGAGCGTCTTTGTGGCCCCGCCATCAACAGCAAGCAACATGATTGATTGCATAACCGGGTTGTATTTCCATATTTCTTTTACAATTCGCTGTCCGAGACTGTATTCACTGCCGTGTCTTGGTAGTGATTTAATATGTGTTGCGGATAACGCAATGGGCGTGCAAATTGGTATCTTCATTAAAGACTCAGCTGGATGGACTTTTGAGCCAGAGCACTTCCGACGGCTCGTTTCCCGGAGCTGTTGCGCTCGTTTCCAAGCATGGTAAGGTTGAATACAAAGGTGTCTTCGGTAAATCTTCAATCGTTCCAGAAGAAAGGGAAATGAGGGAAGATTCTATCTTCGACCTGGCGTCGCTGACAAAAGTCGTGGCCACGACACCCGCAGTGCTCCAGCTCCTGGAAAGCGGAAAACTATCCCTCTCAGATACAGTCTCGAGTTTCTTCAGCGACATTGACTGGAGCGGTGGAAATTCCAAAGCAACTGTCGAGGACCTTCTCTGCCATTCGTCCGGTTTCTATGGTTATTATCCGTTTCACAGACACGCGGGTGCCGGCGGGGTCGTCATCAGAACCATTGCCTCCCTGCCTCCCTTATACGAGCCCGGAAAAGGGGAGATATACAGCGATCTGGATTTCATCCTGCTTGGCAGGATTGTCGAGAAGGTGAGTGCCAGGCCGCTGGATGTTTATTGCCGGGACAATGTCTTTTTACCGCTTGGCATGCATGACACTTTATTCAATCCGCCTTCGTCGCTAAGCGACAGATTCGTCACAACCGAGGTTTATCCCGATCGCACCGGATTCGGTACCGTGCATGATGAAAACGCTCACGCTATGGGTGGCGTTTCTGGTCATGCCGGTCTCTTCTCCACTGCAGACGATCTGATGAAATACTGCTCCGCTGTGCTAAACTGGGGCGAATTCCAGGGGAAGAGAATACTATCCGCGCGCGTAGCAGAGGAGATGGTCAGGCAGAGACGTCCAGCGATCGGCGGCACCTACGGCCTGGGATGGCAGCTGCACACCGGCACATACGTCGGTCCTTTCGGCGATTTGTTTCCGGTGTGGAGTTTCGGACATACCGGATTCACAGGAACTATGCTGTGGATGGACAGGAAGAGCGGCGTGTCCTCTGTACTCCTCACAAACCGCGTTCATCCGACCAGGAATAATCATGCGATTCTGAGGTGCAGAAGACTCTTCAACAACATCGTCGCCGCCTCACTGATAGATTCCTGATTGCACATTGATACAAGGTTCGAAGGAATTACAATATGGGCGGAAAAGTTGACAGCACCGGGAACGTGATTGGCAAATCGCTGACGGGCATCTCATTCCCGTCAGCCCGTGTTTACCTGAACAGGCGGAAACTCTTCACGCCTGCATCAAACACGAAACTGTACACTTCATGGTTTGCCTGCAAGTCGCTGGGTGAGGATGCAACCTTTCATTCCGAATATTCCGTTGTCGACGGACGCCTGTACTTCAGACCGCTGGGTAATCCCCTGCTCGACGAATCGTCCATGGCCGAGGTGGTGGAATACTGTGAGGACATGAAGATACGTGAAATTATACTGGAGACCGGCCACATCCGTGCTCCCAGATATCCAGGCTCCTGGAATTTCGATGATATGGGGCATGCATGGGGTGCGCCGATATCCGATGTATGCTTTCATGAAAATGCTATCGCTGCGACCTTCGACTGTCTGGATGCTCCTCCTTCCAAAACCATGCCGGCAAGCAGCATACATTCTTTCATCTTCAGCCAGTCTGTCAGCGAGCCGCAGATCCATGAGCGGAAGATTGTGCTTCCAGCCGGCTTCAAAGGCAATTTTTCCTTCTCAATACTGGAGCCGGAGGATTTTCTCCTGCACTGGATTTCGGACAATCTCGGCAGCAGCCGTTCACGCAGAAAACTGCGCATAGGCAGATTCAGGGGAGAGCCTCAAATTGTCTGTAGCCGCACTCTAGCCCAGGTGCTCCACCGCCTGAACAAAGTGTCTTCCAATGTAATCGCCGAGCTCCTTCTGCTCCACGCGGCGAGGCCTTCGGGCAGGGACGCATCCACTGCCGAAGCTTCGGAGCTTATGCGCATGTCGCTTGCCGCATCAGGCATAAGCGATGCATGGCTTTTCGACGGTTCCGGTCTTACACGGGGAAACCTGGTTTCGCCTGCCGGAACAGTAAAACTGCTCCGAATGATTGCAAATTTACCTTCTGTTGTTTCATCGTTGCCGGTGGGTGGCACTGACGGCACGCTGAAGGAAAGGAAACTGAGCAGAGCAATCAGGGCAAAGACAGGCTCGCTCGGAGGCGTTCAGACGCTGTCAGGTTTTGCCGGAAATGAACCGTTTTCAGTCATGGTCAATCATTTTCCTGAATCCGAAGATGCCGATGGTTTTGTCAAGGACTGGATTGACGGGCTCATAATGTCTCTTGTGCGCTGAGCATGCCCGTCCATCGTGTGCAGTCGCCGATTGCAGGCCCGCTGTCCCCCGATTGCACATCGGTGTGCGCAGATCAGACATCACGCTGAGAATGTTTTTCTTCCTGCACAGTATGTTTCTGTAACACGCATCTGTCTGTCCAGCAGTACAAGGTCAGCCCTCTTGCCCACCGCGATCTGTCCCCTGTCTGTCAGGCCAAGAGCTTCTGCGGGGTTTGAAGTGAGCATTGGTATTGCAGTCTCAACATCGATTGATGCAAGCGAACACATGTTCCTGAGCGCCCGGTCCATTGTCAGTGTGCTGCCGGCAAGCGTTCCGTCATCCAGTCTCGCGACCCCCTTGTCCACTGTGAAGCTGAACGCATCCCCCCTGTATCTTCCGTCTCCGGCATTCTGTGCCATGATTGCGTCTGTTACGAGTATAATCCTGTCCGGTGATTTGGACCTCAGCAGCAGTCGTATCCCTCCTTCGGAAACATGCACTCCGTCTGCAATGAGTTCACAGTATACGCTGTCAGAGACAAGCACTGCGCCGACGGTCCCCGGCTTTCTATGGTGAAAGAGTCCCATGGCATTATACGTGTGGTTTGAAATCGTGACGCCCCAGTCAAACGACCTGACAGCTGTCTCGTACGGAGCCAGTGTATGTCCTATTGACGTTCTTATTCCATTTTCTGTACAGTATCTTATCAGGCGTTCCGAACCTTCCAGCTCCGGAGCAACCGTGACAAGCGAAACCCGTCCGCGGGAACGTTTCATATATCCTTCAAGTTCATCAATATCGGGCATCCTCATAAATGCTGGATTCTGCGCCCCCTTCTGCAGTGGATTGATGAACGGTCCCTCCAGATGGAATGAGTGCGCCTCCGCTCCCATCGCCTGTGCACCGGGAAGAGAGGAGAGTGCCCTGACCAGCAGCTCGCGTGGCGCCGCGGCAAATGTGGGCAGGAACGTGGTAACGCCGTTTGCTGTCATGCAGCCAGATGCCTCCTTCAGTGCTCCCGTTCCTTCAAGAAAGTCTCTTCCGCAGCTGCCATGGACATGAATATCTATGAAGCCGGGAACTAGCAGATGAGTGCGACGCCTCCCTTTCCGGGCTGTTTCCGCGCCGTCAAAATCCAGTGAACGGATGACACCGCCGGAACAAGTTATGCTGCCGTGTCTGAACTGTCCATCAGGGCAGTATATGTCGACATCGCTTATTTTCATCTTACGTGCATTGTGAGGATGGATATTAAGTTCTCACGATGATGACGGAACACCGGCTTCTACTGAATGTTCGGATCCGGAAATTAATAAATCGTACTCTGCAATGGCGGTGCATGGGCAGTAAAAAACTCGGCCTGCTCTTCCAGGCTGCACTGAAGGGAAAGGATCTTGAGTCGAACAAATCGTTCCTGAGAAAAATAAGACCGTCCTCCATTGTTCTCTTCTCGGGCAACTTCAGCACAGCCGGCGAGCTCGAATCGCTGATCGGGGAGGTGTCTCACTTCTACAGGAGCGAACTATCGGCCGAGCCTCCGCTTTTCTCTATAGATCAGGAAGGGGGCAATGTCATCAGGGCATGGGACATTCCGTTTCCGCCATCAAACATGGCTGTCGGAG is a window from the Candidatus Sysuiplasma acidicola genome containing:
- a CDS encoding serine hydrolase → MVSSLKTQLDGLLSQSTSDGSFPGAVALVSKHGKVEYKGVFGKSSIVPEEREMREDSIFDLASLTKVVATTPAVLQLLESGKLSLSDTVSSFFSDIDWSGGNSKATVEDLLCHSSGFYGYYPFHRHAGAGGVVIRTIASLPPLYEPGKGEIYSDLDFILLGRIVEKVSARPLDVYCRDNVFLPLGMHDTLFNPPSSLSDRFVTTEVYPDRTGFGTVHDENAHAMGGVSGHAGLFSTADDLMKYCSAVLNWGEFQGKRILSARVAEEMVRQRRPAIGGTYGLGWQLHTGTYVGPFGDLFPVWSFGHTGFTGTMLWMDRKSGVSSVLLTNRVHPTRNNHAILRCRRLFNNIVAASLIDS
- a CDS encoding D-alanyl-D-alanine carboxypeptidase, with product MGGKVDSTGNVIGKSLTGISFPSARVYLNRRKLFTPASNTKLYTSWFACKSLGEDATFHSEYSVVDGRLYFRPLGNPLLDESSMAEVVEYCEDMKIREIILETGHIRAPRYPGSWNFDDMGHAWGAPISDVCFHENAIAATFDCLDAPPSKTMPASSIHSFIFSQSVSEPQIHERKIVLPAGFKGNFSFSILEPEDFLLHWISDNLGSSRSRRKLRIGRFRGEPQIVCSRTLAQVLHRLNKVSSNVIAELLLLHAARPSGRDASTAEASELMRMSLAASGISDAWLFDGSGLTRGNLVSPAGTVKLLRMIANLPSVVSSLPVGGTDGTLKERKLSRAIRAKTGSLGGVQTLSGFAGNEPFSVMVNHFPESEDADGFVKDWIDGLIMSLVR
- the nagA gene encoding N-acetylglucosamine-6-phosphate deacetylase, giving the protein MKISDVDIYCPDGQFRHGSITCSGGVIRSLDFDGAETARKGRRRTHLLVPGFIDIHVHGSCGRDFLEGTGALKEASGCMTANGVTTFLPTFAAAPRELLVRALSSLPGAQAMGAEAHSFHLEGPFINPLQKGAQNPAFMRMPDIDELEGYMKRSRGRVSLVTVAPELEGSERLIRYCTENGIRTSIGHTLAPYETAVRSFDWGVTISNHTYNAMGLFHHRKPGTVGAVLVSDSVYCELIADGVHVSEGGIRLLLRSKSPDRIILVTDAIMAQNAGDGRYRGDAFSFTVDKGVARLDDGTLAGSTLTMDRALRNMCSLASIDVETAIPMLTSNPAEALGLTDRGQIAVGKRADLVLLDRQMRVTETYCAGRKTFSA